From Miscanthus floridulus cultivar M001 chromosome 15, ASM1932011v1, whole genome shotgun sequence, the proteins below share one genomic window:
- the LOC136506856 gene encoding protein CROWDED NUCLEI 3-like codes for MSRQYYYNRTQELERQNYRLFSEKFRLSNEKRELEQRLVSQKEQLDEKVSTLKQRVQELNHQKKQLDEKVSTLKQRVQELDHQNTKLSNELVKQKEDTRKAGLLFMNAADKYEEEAMNQLRAKVEELANTRNAGLLIMNTADAYQEAAIKQIKEKVGELEDTRKAVLVLMNAADTYEQRAKKKIKDMEEELKVIGAQKAEMDARVVSLEGDYDKVKVENEKLRLEAQRLMMELVVLTEAKDAAAYSCNTETPEITKELEDLETKVEETQATMDLVKGENDKLRSGIFLREKEGFPVLLRGAPDDEVRGGNLMRVATADGLAVALSERAPGSDALQVYLVSYMAPKEAQVIEEMAEDTKTKQSEGAAAAGPAFVIANERVLQAKVLALMAMRGEIANINITMQEVRAKEAAPYYIPKAPLWTTGCQPAST; via the exons ATGTCAAG GCAGTACTACTACAATCGGACGCAGGAGCTGGAGCGCCAAAACTATAGACTATTCAGTGAGAAGTTTAGACTGTCCAATGAGAAGCGTGAGCTGGAGCAGAGGTTGGTGTCCCAAAAGGAGCAATTGGACGAGAAGGTCTCCACACTAAAGCAAAGGGTGCAGGAATTGAATCATCAAAAGAAGCAATTGGACGAGAAGGTCTCCACACTAAAGCAAAGGGTGCAGGAATTGGATCATCAAAACACCAAATTGTCCAATGAGCTGGTGAAGCAAAAGGAGGACACGAGGAAGGCGGGCTTGCTATTCATGAATGCTGCTGATAAGTACGAAGAGGAAGCGATGAATCAACTTAGGGCAAAGGTAGAGGAATTGGCGAACACGAGGAATGCAGGCCTGCTGATAATGAACACCGCCGATGCGTACCAAGAGGCGGCAATAAAGCAAATTAAGGAAAAGGTGGGGGAATTGGAGGACACAAGGAAGGCGGTTCTTGTGCTCATGAATGCCGCCGATACATATGAACAAAGAGCAAAGAAGAAAATTAAAGATATGGAGGAGGAATTGAAGGTCATTGGGGCCCAGAAAGCAGAAATGGATGCAAGGGTAGTATCTTTGGAGGGTGATTATGATAAGGTGAAGGTTGAAAATGAAAAGCTTCGGCTAGAGGCTCAGAGGCTCATGATGGAATTGGTTGTCTTGACTGAGGCGAAAGATGCAGCTGCATACTCATGTAATACTGAGAcaccagaaatcacgaaggaatTGGAGGATCTTGAAACAAAGGTGGAGGAAACTCAAGCTACCATGGATTTGGTGAAGGGTGAAAATGATAAACTTCGGTCGGGCATTTTTTTAAGGGAAAAGGAGGG atTTCCTGTACTACTTCGGGGCGCTCCGGACGACGAGGTGCGCGGCGGCAACCTCATGCGCGTCGCCACCGCTGACGGCCTCGCCGTCGCCCTCTCTGAGCGGGCACCGGGGAGCGACGCTCTTCAGGTGTACCTCGTCTCCTACATGGCGCCAAAAGAAGCGCAGGTCATCGAGGAGATGGCGGAGGACACGAAGACGAAGCAGTCGGAAGGAGCCGCCGCCGCTGGACCCGCCTTCGTCATAGCCAACGAGCGCGTCCTCCAGGCCAAGGTGCTTGCCTTGATGGCCATGAGGGGAGAAATTGCCAACATAAACATCACGATGCAGGAAGTGCGTGCCAAGGAGGCGGCACCCTACTATATCCCTAAGGCGCCCCTCTGGACCACGGGCTGTCAGCCGGCGAGCACCTGA